Proteins from a single region of Juglans microcarpa x Juglans regia isolate MS1-56 chromosome 5S, Jm3101_v1.0, whole genome shotgun sequence:
- the LOC121268311 gene encoding LOW QUALITY PROTEIN: multiple organellar RNA editing factor 9, chloroplastic-like (The sequence of the model RefSeq protein was modified relative to this genomic sequence to represent the inferred CDS: inserted 1 base in 1 codon), translating into MATFTLSLLPKTLTPLSLPKTSSSTSTSTPTPLSRVHFGYPSPLLNLSTKSRPSSSRAAAVGGDYSAKRSSGSSSSEPRETIMLPGCDYNHWLIVMEFPKDPAPTREQMIDTYLNTLATVLGSMEEAKKNMYAFSTTTYTGFQCTVDEETSEKFKGLPGVLWVLPDSYIDVKNKDYGGDKYINGEIIPCKYPTYQPKRSGSKYESRRYERKRDXPPPERRRPRQEVSTSDSASG; encoded by the exons ATGGCGACTTTtaccctctctctccttcctaaGACCCTAACCCCTCTTTCTCTGCCCAAAACCTCCAGTTCCACTTCGACTTCCACTCCCACCCCGCTGTCTCGTGTCCACTTCGGTTACCCTAGCCCGCTCTTGAACCTCTCCACAAAATCTCGGCCGTCTTCAAGCAGAGCAGCAGCAGTTGGTGGGGACTACTCGGCCAAGAGAAGCAGTGGTAGTAGCAGCAGCGAGCCCAGGGAGACCATCATGCTCCCCGGATGCGATTACAATCATTGGCTGATTGTGATGGAGTTCCCCAAGGACCCTGCGCCCACTAGGGAGCAGATGATTGATACTTACCTCAATACCCTCGCCACTGTCTTGGGCAG CATGGAAGAAGCAAAGAAGAATATGTATGCTTTCAGTACCACCACCTACACTGGATTCCAGTGCACAGTTGATGAAGAAACATCTGAGAAATTCAAGG GATTGCCTGGGGTGCTCTGGGTGTTGCCAGATTCATACATAGACGTCAAAAATAAAGACTATGGAG GGGATAAGTATATCAATGGAGAGATAATTCCCTGCAAATACCCTACTTATCAACCAAAACGTAGCGGATCAAAATATGAAAGTAGAAGGTACGAAAGGAAGAGGG GGCCCCCTCCTGAAAGAAGAAGACCCAGACAAGAGGTGTCTACTTCTGATTCAGCCTCTGGATGA